The Candidatus Nomurabacteria bacterium genomic sequence CCAAGTCTTTCAATGTCTAAAACTGCCTGGGCAAATTAAATAGGCCGCCTCGTGTTTAGAGGCGACCTTAGTCAACGTAGTTAGAACCCTTAGCTCATATCCCACGCTTCGACGTATAGCATCTCGTCTTGGGTTATGTCATTAGTATTAACGAATTTACATTCCCCATGGATTTCTAGGGGTAAAATGGCACTCGCTAAAATCTCGTAAGAAACCGGATATCCACTTTTACACAGTGCCGAACCGTGCCCATCTCTTACTGCACGATCAAATTGTTGCGTTCCTCTGATACAGTGTTTACCCCAGGAGTTGCTCCATCTGGCAACGATTGTCGTCCTGTCTGCGCGGAAAACCGTGATTTCAAATCCCAACGCCATAATAGCTCTCAATTCTATTGTCGAAGTACTGGTAAACCTCTGTTTACAGTAGAAATACTTTACTATGTATTTTTGGTTTTTGCAAATCTTATCGCTTTAGCGCACGGACTACTTTTTTACCATAAGGTAATAGTGTGTTCCACATTACATACAGAGGTGAGAGCGGCTTATCATATGTCCCTACGAGCGTATCCTCGTGATCTGCAAAGCCACGTTTGAAATTGCTCACCCCGTCACTAACTAATCCGTTCATGTCATAACGCTCCACACCCCACTCTTTCATCTTGCATATCGCATGCCACTTGAGTGCATAGTTAGCGCGTAATTCCTGACCATCGTCATTCATGCCGCCATAAAGTTCAAAGGCCGTATGAGCACTGATAGCAAGCCACAAAAATGCGATAGGCCATCCGTTCCGATATGCCGCAAACACCGGCGAAGCGTCACCAAGATTTTCAAATACATCGTAATAATATTGGTCGTCATGAAGCGCAAAACCCGCACGCTCAGCTGTCAGTCGGTAAATCTGCATACACTTTTCAAGCTCTTCTCTATCTTTAACTTGGCGTAACTCAACACCTTCCTCGCCACCCGACTTACGAATATATTGTCGTGTTTTTTTATTCATCGGAGCCAACAATTCGTCCTCGGACATACTGAGGTCAAGAATTAATGTTTGTGGTATCAATATCGTGTTGCTACTTTTACGCCACCCTTTTAATAATGCGGGAAGTTCAGACCAATCCGGTTCAATCGTCAGCACCACTGCCCCGTATTGAGAACGGGCGTGATTTGTAAGTGCCCCTAGTACATCCCCTACTCCACTACCAGAGACAACAGGGCCCCTGGGTATGTAGGCAACAGAGTTAAATGGCCAAGGAAGTCTCCTTCGTAATACTTGCGCCGCCCCTACAATATGTTCGTCCATATCATAGGCAAACAATCGCTCAACTTTCCAGCCATGCGCAGCCTTTGTTTCTCCCCAACCCCAGAGCTGCAGTGGATGACCGTCATTTTCTAATACGAATTCATCCCACTCTTCTCTGTTTTCACACACTTTCAAAGAAATCATGCTTGTATTATACATGTTCTTTCGGTGTGGTATAATTGATGTTGAAAATAAGTTCGGGATGTGGCGCACTAACATAAATTTCACGTGAAATGTTGAAAGACAGATTATCTTTGCACGTGAAAATTGTTACGCTTGAGCACCCCTTAAACAAACCGGAGTTAGTAACCTTCATGAAATTGGCAAAGGCCTACAACCCACAAGAATTCGAACCGACGATTTATCAGATGTGGGAAAACTCGGGCTCATTCAAACCCGGTAACGGGGGAGAGCCCTACAGCATAGTCATGCCACCGGCAAATGCAAACGGTAATCTTCATATTGGTCATGCACTAACCATTGGTTTAGAGGATATTCTCGCCCGTTACTACCGCATGAAGGGCAGGGATGTCATATATGTGCCCGGGGAAGACCATGCAGGCCTGGAAACCTGGGTTGTTTATGAACGTGAACTCGAAAAAGAAGGCCGATCACGCCACGAATTTAGTCGCGAGGAAAACTTCACGAAAGTAAGCGAATTTGTTAATGCCCACAGAGGTAATACAGAACAGCAAGTGCGAGCACTCGGAGCGAGCGTATCATGGGACGATCTCACGTACACACTCGATGAAAAGGTAGTAAAACGCTCGTATAAAACCTTTAAAAAAATGTGGGACGAAGGCCTTATTTACAGGGGCGAACGCATCGTTAACTACAGCACGAAATACCAGACTGGTTATGCTGATATTGAGGTGAACCACAAAGTAGAGAAGGGGACGCTCTGGAAAATCGCATACCCTGTCATAGACCATGTTGCCGAAATTATCGTTGCAACCACAAGACCAGAAACCCTCCTGGGGGACACGGCGATTGCCGTACACCCAGACGACGAACGCTATAAGCACCTTGTAGGCTCACACGTTTTAGTACCGTTAACGCAGCGAGAGATTCCTGTCATTGCCGATGAACATGTCGATCCAAGTTTTGGTACCGGCGCAGTCAAAGTAACCCCTGCACACGATCCAAACGACTTCGAAATAGGGGAGCGTCACAAGTTACCGCGCATCCAGGTTATTGGCTATGACGGGAAGATGATAAATGTACCCGCACAATTCATGGGTCTCGACGTAGATAAAGCACGAAAAGAAGTACTTGAATCACTAAAAACCGAATCAATGCTAAGAGGTAAAGACGAAATTGAACACTCTGTTGGCTATGATTA encodes the following:
- a CDS encoding peptidoglycan bridge formation glycyltransferase FemA/FemB family protein, with protein sequence MISLKVCENREEWDEFVLENDGHPLQLWGWGETKAAHGWKVERLFAYDMDEHIVGAAQVLRRRLPWPFNSVAYIPRGPVVSGSGVGDVLGALTNHARSQYGAVVLTIEPDWSELPALLKGWRKSSNTILIPQTLILDLSMSEDELLAPMNKKTRQYIRKSGGEEGVELRQVKDREELEKCMQIYRLTAERAGFALHDDQYYYDVFENLGDASPVFAAYRNGWPIAFLWLAISAHTAFELYGGMNDDGQELRANYALKWHAICKMKEWGVERYDMNGLVSDGVSNFKRGFADHEDTLVGTYDKPLSPLYVMWNTLLPYGKKVVRALKR